A single Loxodonta africana isolate mLoxAfr1 chromosome 24, mLoxAfr1.hap2, whole genome shotgun sequence DNA region contains:
- the GID8 gene encoding glucose-induced degradation protein 8 homolog — translation MSYAEKPDEITKDEWMEKLNNLHIQRADMNRLIMNYLVTEGFKEAAEKFRMESGIEPSVDLETLDERIKIREMILKGQIQEAIALINSLHPELLDTNRYLYFHLQQQHLIELIRQRETEAALEFAQTQLAEQGEESRECLTEMERTLALLAFDSPEESPFGDLLNMMQRQKVWSEVNQAVLDYENRESTPKLAKLLKLLLWAQNELDQKKVKYPKMTDLSKGVIEEPK, via the exons ATGAGTTATGCAGAAAAACCTGATGAAATTACAAAAGATGAGtggatggaaaaactcaataactTACATATTCAGCGAGCAGACATGAATCGGCTCATCATGAACTACCTCGTCACAG AGGGTTTTAAGGAAGCAGCGGAAAAGTTTCGAATGGAGTCTGGGATTGAACCTAGCGTGGATCTCGAGACACTTGACGAACGAATCAAAATCCGAGAGATGATCCTGAAAGGCCAGATCCAGGAGGCAATCGCGCTGATCAACAGCCTCCACCCGGAGCTCCTAGACACAAACCGGTACCTGTACTTTCACCTGCAG CAGCAGCATCTGATTGAGCTGATTCGGCAGCGGGAGACGGAGGCAGCACTGGAGTTTGCCCAGACACAGCTGGCGGAGCAGGGCGAGGAGAGCCGGGAGTGCCTGACGGAGATGGAACGCACCCTGGCCCTGCTGGCCTTTGACAGCCCCGAGGAGTCGCCCTTTGGGGACCTCCTCAACATGATGCAGCGGCAGAAG GTGTGGAGTGAAGTTAACCAAGCTGTCCTAGATTATGAGAATCGTGAGTCGACACCCAAGCTGGCAAAATTACTGAAACTACTACTTTGGGCTCAGAATGAACTGGACCAGAAGAAAGTGAAATACCCTAAAATGACCGACCTCAGCAAGGGCGTGATCGAGGAGCCCAAGTAG
- the SLC17A9 gene encoding voltage-gated purine nucleotide uniporter SLC17A9: MQPAPDEARRDEAQDALWSRPECQAWTRTLLLGTCLLYCARVSMPVCAVSMSQDFGWSKKEAGVVLSSFFWGYCLTQVVGGHLGDRIGGEKVILLSASAWGFITAATPLLAHFGSAHLAFMTCSRILTGLLQGVYFPALTSLLSQKVRDSERAFTYSTVGTGSQVGTLVTGGVGSLLLDRYSWPSVFYFSGGLTLLWVYYVYRYLLNEKDLVMTLGALAKGPPMSRHTKARWRQLFQKPAVWAAILSQLSSACAFFILLSWLPTFFRETFPSSKGWVFNVVPWLVAIPASLFSGFLSDHLISHGYRTIMVRKFMQAMGLGLSSVFALCLGHTSSFCKSMVFASAAIGLQTFNHSGISVNIQDLAPSCAGFLFGVANTAGALAGVVGVYLGGYLIETTGSWTSLFNLVAVVSNLGLCTFLVFGKAQRVDLSPAHEDL; the protein is encoded by the exons ATGCAGCCGGCCCCGGACGAGGCCCGCAGGGACGAGGCCCAGGACGCCCTGTGGTCCAG GCCCGAGTGCCAGGCGTGGACGAGGACACTGCTGCTGGGCACATGCCTGCTGTACTGTGCCCGAGTGAGCATGCCCGTGTGCGCCGTGTCCATGAGCCAGGACTTCGGCTGGAGCAAGAAGGAGGCTGGTGTTGTGCTGAGCAGCTTCTTCTGGGGCTACTGCCTGACGCAGGTGGTGGGCGGCCACCTCGGGGACCG GATCGGAGGTGAGAAGGTCATCCTGCTGTCTGCCTCCGCCTGGGGCTTCATCACAGCTGCCACACCCCTGCTTGCCCACTTCGGCagtgcccacctggccttcatgACCTGCTCACGCATCCTCACGGGTCTGCTCCAAG GTGTCTACTTCCCAGCCCTGACCAGCCTGCTGTCGCAGAAGGTGCGGGACAGCGAGCGGGCCTTCACCTATAGCACCGTGGGCACTGGCTCCCAGGTTGG AACGCTGGTGACCGGGGGTGTGGGCTCCCTGCTCCTGGACCGGTACAGCTGGCCAAGTGTCTTCTACTTCTCCGGTGGGCTCACCTTGCTGTGGGTGTATTACGTGTACAGGTACCTGCTGAACGAAAAAG ATCTTGTGATGACCCTGGGTGCATTGGCAAAAGGCCCGCCCATGTCCAGACACACCAAAGCCCGCTGGAGACAGCTCTTCCAGAAGCCTGCTGTCTG GGCGGCCATCCTCTCTCAGCTATCCTCGGCCTGCGCCTTCTTCATCCTGCTCTCCTGGCTGCCGACCTTCTTCAGAGAGACCTTCCCCAGCTCCAAG GGCTGGGTCTTCAATGTGGTGCCCTGGCTGGTGGCGATCCCTGCCAGTCTGTTCAGCGGGTTTCTCTCGGATCACCTCATCAGTCACG GTTACAGGACTATCATGGTGCGGAAGTTCATGCAG GCCATGGGCCTCGGTCTGTCCAGCGTTTTTGCCCTGTGTCTGGGTCACACCTCCAgcttctgtaagtccatggtcTTTGCATCAGCCGCCATTGGCCTCCAGACCTTCAACCACAG TGGCATCTCTGTAAACATCCAGGACCTGGCCCCATCATGTGCCGGCTTTCTGTTTG GTGTGGCCAACACAGCAGGGGCCTTGGCAG GTGTGGTGGGCGTGTACCTGGGAGGCTACCTGATCGAGACCACAGGCTCCTGGACCTCTCTCTTCAACCTGGTGGCTGTCGTCAGCAACCTGGGGCTTTGTACTTTCCTGGTGTTTGGAAAGGCCCAGCGGGTGGACCTGAGCCCCGCCCATGAAGACCTCTAG